The Magnetospirillum sp. genome includes a region encoding these proteins:
- a CDS encoding ABC transporter ATP-binding protein has translation MIEIQGLKKYFGHIRAVDDVSFSVARGEVLGFLGPNGAGKSTTMKMATGFLAPTAGTARICGFDVQTDPVAAKRKMGYLPEGAPAYPDMTAAAFLEFIAAIRGFDGAERSKRVAAAVERTQLAGILNQSIDTLSKGFKRRVGLAQALLHDPDVLILDEPTDGLDPNQKHEVRNLIRSMAADKAIVISTHILEEVDAICTRAIIIAKGRVLADGTPEALEKRSRWHYAVSFVTDASAIDALQAALGAHAGVGGFERIAGEDGLAMLTAFPRAGMPMLAELGAIARASGIRIDEIREERGRLDEVFRTITTTARAA, from the coding sequence ATGATCGAGATTCAGGGCCTGAAGAAATATTTCGGCCATATTCGCGCGGTCGACGACGTGTCGTTTTCGGTCGCGCGCGGCGAAGTGCTGGGCTTTTTGGGCCCCAACGGGGCCGGCAAATCGACGACCATGAAAATGGCGACGGGTTTCCTCGCGCCCACGGCCGGGACCGCGCGCATTTGCGGCTTCGACGTGCAGACCGACCCTGTGGCCGCCAAGCGCAAAATGGGCTATCTGCCCGAAGGGGCACCCGCCTATCCCGACATGACGGCGGCCGCCTTCCTCGAATTCATCGCCGCCATCCGCGGCTTCGACGGCGCCGAACGCTCCAAGCGCGTGGCAGCGGCGGTAGAACGCACGCAGCTAGCGGGCATCCTCAATCAGTCTATCGACACGCTCTCGAAAGGCTTCAAGCGGCGCGTGGGCCTTGCCCAAGCGCTCTTGCACGACCCCGACGTGCTGATCCTGGACGAGCCCACCGACGGGCTCGATCCCAACCAGAAGCACGAGGTGCGCAACCTCATCCGCAGCATGGCGGCCGACAAGGCGATCGTGATCTCGACGCATATCCTGGAAGAGGTCGATGCGATCTGCACGCGCGCGATCATCATCGCCAAAGGCCGCGTGCTGGCCGACGGCACGCCCGAAGCGCTCGAAAAGCGCTCGCGCTGGCACTACGCAGTGTCGTTTGTGACCGATGCCTCGGCAATCGACGCGTTGCAGGCAGCGCTCGGCGCGCATGCGGGCGTGGGCGGTTTCGAACGTATCGCGGGCGAAGACGGGTTGGCGATGCTGACCGCCTTCCCGCGCGCGGGCATGCCCATGCTTGCCGAGCTCGGCGCCATTGCGCGCGCCAGCGGCATTCGCATCGACGAAATCCGCGAAGAACGCGGCCGCCTCGACGAGGTATTCCGCACCATCACCACCACCGCCCGAGCAGCCTGA
- a CDS encoding ABC transporter permease subunit, translating to MRNIWFIFKRELGGYFATPVAYVFLVIFLVMASVFTFYLGNFFERGQADLQAFFSFHPWLYLFLIPAIAMRLWSEERRSGTIELFLTLPITVGQAVVGKFLAAWAFVVLALALTFPIWITVNRLGDPDNGIVLASYVGSAMMSAGYLAIGSAISATTKSQVVAFVISAAVCFVFTVAGTPLVLSFFSGWAPGALVDAIAGFSFLTHFNAISRGVIDLRDVVYFVSLVAACLFVNAAIVELKKAG from the coding sequence ATGCGCAATATCTGGTTCATCTTCAAGCGCGAACTCGGCGGCTATTTCGCCACCCCGGTCGCCTACGTGTTTCTGGTCATCTTCCTGGTGATGGCCAGCGTCTTCACCTTCTATCTCGGCAATTTCTTCGAGCGCGGCCAGGCCGATCTGCAGGCCTTCTTCTCGTTCCATCCGTGGCTCTATCTGTTCTTGATTCCGGCCATCGCGATGCGGCTGTGGTCGGAAGAGCGCCGCTCAGGTACGATCGAGCTCTTCTTGACGCTGCCGATCACCGTGGGCCAAGCAGTCGTCGGCAAGTTCCTCGCGGCCTGGGCCTTCGTGGTGCTGGCCCTCGCCCTCACCTTCCCGATCTGGATCACGGTCAACCGGCTCGGCGATCCCGACAACGGCATTGTGCTCGCAAGCTATGTAGGCTCCGCCATGATGAGTGCGGGCTATCTCGCCATCGGCTCGGCGATTTCGGCGACGACCAAGAGCCAGGTCGTGGCGTTCGTGATCTCGGCGGCCGTGTGCTTCGTGTTCACGGTTGCGGGCACGCCGCTCGTGCTGTCGTTTTTCTCGGGCTGGGCGCCGGGTGCGCTCGTGGACGCAATCGCGGGCTTCAGCTTCCTCACCCATTTCAACGCGATCTCGCGCGGCGTGATCGACCTGCGCGACGTCGTTTATTTCGTCTCGCTCGTCGCGGCGTGCCTATTCGTCAATGCCGCGATCGTCGAACTGAAAAAGGCGGGTTGA
- a CDS encoding Gldg family protein, with translation MTGNAPSNIAAKRAAAAGAGIALAVLLFVAVNMLANLLFASARLDLTSDRLFTLSQGTRTILGKIEEPIVLRFYYSERLGREVPSYGVYAQRVRELLEEYRNNARGRLRLEVIDPAPYSDEEDRAVAFGLQGVPLNQQGETVYFGLVGTNGADREETIPFFQPERERFLEYDLTKAVYNLSVTKKPQVGMLSSLPMEGEFRGRGQPSPPWAVYTQLGQFFDIRPVARDAAEIPSEIGVLMVVHPKNLPEPTLYAIDQFVLRGGRALVFVDPMSEGEMARGGPAAMGGPTGSNLAKLFDAWGLSMEDDKLAGDRAAARRVNAGTEGRVRAVDYVLWLSLREANFERSDVLLTEASTIQMASTGILAKKEGATTEFVPLLRTSAQSQAISVDEVRTQPDPAALLANFKPSGTSLALAARIRGQSKSAFAEAPAVAEGQPARTAAHLAQSTGPINVIVVADTDMLEDRFWVQVQDFFGQRVATPAAYNGDFVVNAVDNLLGSSDLIGLRGRGLSQRPFTLLADIQREAELRFRAKERELSEKLRETERRLAELQGRGGPRGEEAPRSILTADQQTEIDRFRAELIGVRRELRDVQRDLRQDIEAVQTFTKAVNIGAVPALVALLAIGLGLARLRRRSG, from the coding sequence ATGACAGGCAACGCCCCTTCGAATATCGCCGCCAAGCGTGCGGCGGCCGCAGGTGCCGGCATCGCACTCGCCGTGCTGCTGTTCGTAGCCGTCAACATGCTGGCCAATCTATTGTTCGCGAGTGCGCGCCTCGATCTCACCTCGGACCGGCTCTTCACCTTGAGCCAGGGAACGCGCACGATCCTCGGCAAGATCGAAGAGCCGATCGTGCTGCGCTTCTACTATTCCGAGCGTCTGGGCCGCGAAGTGCCGAGCTACGGCGTCTATGCCCAGCGCGTGCGCGAACTGCTCGAGGAATACCGCAACAATGCGCGCGGCCGTCTGCGCCTTGAAGTGATCGACCCCGCCCCCTATTCGGACGAAGAAGACCGCGCAGTCGCTTTCGGCCTGCAGGGCGTGCCGCTCAATCAGCAGGGCGAGACGGTCTATTTCGGGCTCGTCGGCACCAACGGGGCCGACCGCGAAGAAACCATTCCGTTCTTCCAGCCCGAGCGCGAGCGCTTCCTCGAATACGATCTCACCAAGGCCGTCTACAATCTGTCGGTCACGAAGAAGCCGCAGGTCGGCATGCTGTCGAGCCTGCCCATGGAAGGCGAGTTCCGCGGCCGCGGCCAGCCGAGCCCGCCTTGGGCCGTCTATACGCAGCTCGGCCAGTTTTTCGACATTCGCCCCGTGGCGCGCGACGCCGCCGAAATCCCGTCCGAGATCGGCGTATTGATGGTCGTGCATCCGAAGAACCTGCCCGAGCCCACGCTCTACGCGATCGACCAATTCGTGCTGCGCGGCGGCCGCGCCCTCGTGTTCGTCGATCCGATGTCGGAAGGCGAAATGGCGCGCGGCGGGCCTGCCGCCATGGGCGGCCCAACCGGCTCGAACCTTGCAAAACTGTTCGACGCGTGGGGCTTGTCGATGGAAGACGACAAACTCGCGGGCGACCGGGCGGCCGCCCGGCGCGTGAATGCCGGCACCGAGGGCCGCGTACGCGCGGTCGATTATGTGCTGTGGCTGTCTTTGCGCGAGGCGAATTTCGAGCGCAGCGACGTGCTGCTGACGGAAGCCAGCACGATCCAAATGGCGTCGACCGGGATCCTGGCCAAAAAGGAAGGTGCGACGACCGAATTCGTGCCGCTGCTGCGGACGAGTGCGCAATCGCAGGCGATCAGTGTGGACGAAGTACGCACGCAGCCCGATCCGGCGGCGTTGCTCGCGAATTTCAAACCATCGGGCACTTCGTTGGCGCTGGCCGCGCGCATTCGCGGCCAAAGCAAATCGGCCTTTGCCGAAGCCCCTGCGGTGGCCGAAGGCCAACCGGCCCGCACGGCCGCACATCTCGCGCAATCGACCGGCCCCATCAACGTGATCGTCGTGGCCGACACGGACATGCTCGAAGACCGCTTCTGGGTGCAGGTGCAGGATTTCTTCGGCCAGCGCGTGGCGACACCGGCCGCCTACAACGGCGATTTCGTGGTCAACGCGGTCGACAATCTGCTGGGCTCGTCGGATCTCATCGGCCTGCGCGGGCGCGGCCTGTCGCAGCGCCCCTTCACGCTGCTGGCCGACATCCAGCGCGAGGCCGAATTGCGCTTCCGCGCCAAGGAGCGCGAGCTCAGCGAGAAGCTGCGCGAGACCGAGCGGCGCTTGGCCGAACTGCAGGGCCGCGGCGGCCCGCGCGGCGAAGAAGCACCCCGATCGATCCTGACGGCCGACCAGCAGACCGAGATCGACCGTTTCCGCGCCGAGCTCATCGGCGTGCGCCGCGAGTTGCGCGACGTGCAGCGCGATCTGCGCCAGGACATCGAGGCCGTGCAGACCTTCACCAAGGCGGTGAATATCGGTGCGGTCCCGGCTTTGGTCGCCTTGCTGGCGATCGGACTTGGCCTTGCGCGCCTGCGCCGCCGCAGCGGCTAA
- a CDS encoding DUF4340 domain-containing protein produces MRTKTLVVLAGLTLAAGAGAFYAAQQRNAPDASAAMQNQPVLPGLAARIDGLSRVEIDRGGVSFALQRGADGNWSLPGKSDYPVAFEPVRRLALDMASLRILEARTANPALHGEIDLDGAGADQKATRVTLFGPNNQPLASLLVGRTRFGRQGTAGDGTFVRLADQNQVWLAQGRVAVEREAARWLDRRLGDIARERIASARVVDAEGTVLAVSREKPADEDFAIADLPDDKKIKSPFDVNLVASALEGLELEDVRKADGLAFSADADYSEYRSFDGLVVRAERARDGADVWVRFDARFDPAAAVEPLPEGTKLKSSDDVAKEVAALNARTSGWAYRLPGYKIEYMTRSLNDLVEDKTP; encoded by the coding sequence ATGCGCACCAAAACGCTTGTCGTGCTGGCCGGCCTGACGCTCGCGGCGGGGGCGGGCGCCTTCTATGCAGCCCAACAGCGCAACGCGCCCGACGCAAGTGCGGCGATGCAGAACCAGCCCGTGCTGCCGGGCCTGGCCGCGCGCATCGACGGGCTTTCGCGCGTCGAGATCGATCGCGGCGGTGTGTCCTTCGCGCTCCAACGCGGTGCAGACGGCAACTGGTCGCTGCCCGGCAAGTCCGACTATCCGGTCGCGTTCGAGCCTGTGCGGCGCTTGGCGCTCGACATGGCGAGTTTGCGCATCCTCGAGGCGCGCACGGCCAATCCGGCCTTGCACGGCGAGATCGATCTCGACGGCGCAGGCGCGGACCAGAAGGCAACCCGCGTGACGTTGTTCGGCCCGAACAACCAGCCGCTTGCGAGTCTGCTTGTGGGCCGCACGCGCTTCGGCCGCCAGGGGACGGCCGGCGACGGCACTTTCGTGCGCCTCGCCGACCAGAACCAAGTGTGGCTTGCGCAGGGGCGCGTCGCGGTCGAGCGCGAGGCGGCACGCTGGCTCGACCGGCGCTTGGGCGACATTGCGCGCGAACGCATCGCTTCGGCCCGCGTCGTCGATGCCGAAGGCACGGTGCTCGCGGTTTCGCGCGAGAAACCGGCCGACGAAGATTTTGCGATTGCCGACCTTCCCGACGACAAGAAGATCAAGTCGCCCTTCGACGTCAATCTCGTGGCGAGTGCGCTTGAAGGGCTCGAACTCGAAGACGTGCGCAAGGCCGACGGCCTCGCCTTCTCGGCCGATGCCGACTATTCGGAATATCGCAGCTTCGACGGCCTCGTCGTGCGCGCCGAGCGTGCGCGCGACGGCGCGGATGTCTGGGTGCGGTTCGACGCCCGCTTCGATCCCGCCGCCGCCGTCGAGCCTTTGCCCGAGGGTACGAAGCTCAAATCCTCCGACGACGTCGCCAAAGAAGTGGCAGCCCTCAATGCGCGTACGAGCGGCTGGGCCTATCGCCTGCCCGGCTACAAAATCGAATACATGACCCGCAGCCTCAATGATTTGGTCGAAGACAAAACCCCCTGA
- a CDS encoding adenosylcobalamin-dependent ribonucleoside-diphosphate reductase has translation MRPIAAISQQIWDMKYRFKTPDGAPIDKSIEDTWMRVATSLAACEADQAAWTARFYEALDGFKFIPAGRIVAGAGTARSVTLFNCFVMGTVPDDMGGIFAHLREAALTMQQGGGIGYDFSTLRPKGAAVKGVGADASGPLTFMDVWDAMCRTIMSAGSRRGAMMATLRCDHPDIEAFIEAKREPGRLRMFNLSVLVTDAFMTAVKEDAPWQLVFGGTHYKTLRARELWDKIMRATYAFAEPGVIFIDRINRTNNLWYAEEIAATNPCGEQPLPPYGACLLGSVNLAAFVTDPFGPNAALDEAELLRTIPLAVRMMDNVTDVSRFPLPEQQKEAHDKRRIGLGVTGLADALAMCKLRYGTDPAVAMTERWMRLIRDAAYAASVDLAREKGPFPLFDRDKYLAGPTIQGLDEDLRGRIAEHGIRNALLTSIAPTGTISLMADNVSSGLEPIFSLSYMRTVLMPDGTRRQEEVSDYAYRLYKRLHGDNADLPDYFVDAQRLSPSEHVVMQAAVQKYIDASISKTINCPEDMSFDAFKDVYGQAYALGCKGCTTYRPNDVTGSVLTVKKEETKKAVSPVQQTLPLGKAPVRAADPYEAGGIVYMTRPLDRPEALPGQTYKIKWAEAEHALYITINDVITDGRRRPFEVFINSKNTEHYAWTVALTRMISAVFRRGGDVSFVVEELKAVFDPRGGQWMNGRYVPSLLAAIGEVIERHMVQIGFLRAGEALAADPMAEHAPVAIAASELAPPSQATGAVASLFAQTMSSGTVGKIDSGPGRLAGARTCPKCQAPTLIRQEGCDSCSSCGYSKCG, from the coding sequence ATGCGTCCGATCGCTGCCATCTCCCAGCAAATCTGGGACATGAAGTACCGTTTCAAAACGCCCGACGGTGCGCCCATCGACAAGTCGATCGAGGACACCTGGATGCGCGTGGCGACGTCTTTGGCCGCGTGCGAGGCGGATCAAGCGGCGTGGACGGCACGCTTCTACGAAGCACTCGACGGCTTCAAATTCATCCCTGCCGGCCGCATTGTCGCAGGCGCCGGCACCGCGCGCAGCGTCACCCTGTTCAACTGCTTCGTGATGGGCACGGTGCCCGACGACATGGGCGGCATTTTCGCGCATCTGCGCGAAGCGGCCCTCACGATGCAGCAGGGCGGTGGGATCGGCTACGATTTTTCGACATTGCGGCCCAAAGGTGCAGCCGTCAAAGGTGTCGGTGCCGACGCCTCGGGCCCGCTCACCTTCATGGATGTGTGGGACGCCATGTGCCGCACGATCATGTCGGCGGGCAGCAGGCGCGGTGCGATGATGGCGACCTTGCGCTGCGACCATCCGGACATCGAAGCCTTCATCGAGGCCAAGCGCGAGCCTGGGCGCTTGCGCATGTTCAACCTCTCGGTTCTCGTGACCGACGCCTTCATGACGGCCGTCAAGGAAGACGCGCCCTGGCAGCTCGTGTTCGGCGGGACGCACTACAAAACGCTGCGCGCGCGCGAACTGTGGGACAAGATCATGCGCGCGACCTACGCGTTCGCCGAACCCGGTGTGATCTTCATCGACCGCATCAACCGCACCAACAATCTCTGGTATGCCGAGGAGATTGCGGCGACCAACCCCTGCGGCGAGCAGCCGCTGCCGCCCTACGGCGCGTGCCTCCTGGGTTCGGTCAATCTGGCGGCCTTCGTGACCGACCCGTTCGGCCCCAATGCCGCCCTCGACGAGGCCGAACTGCTGCGCACGATCCCGCTTGCCGTGCGCATGATGGACAACGTGACCGACGTGTCGCGCTTCCCGCTGCCCGAGCAGCAGAAGGAAGCGCACGACAAGCGCCGCATCGGCCTTGGTGTGACGGGCCTCGCCGATGCGCTTGCCATGTGCAAGCTGCGCTACGGCACCGATCCGGCCGTCGCCATGACCGAGCGCTGGATGCGCCTCATCCGCGATGCGGCCTATGCGGCATCGGTCGATCTTGCGCGCGAGAAGGGCCCCTTCCCGCTCTTCGACCGTGACAAATATCTCGCCGGCCCCACGATCCAGGGCCTCGACGAAGATCTACGCGGCCGTATTGCCGAGCACGGTATTCGCAACGCGCTTTTGACGTCGATCGCCCCCACCGGCACGATTTCGCTGATGGCCGACAACGTGTCGTCAGGCCTCGAGCCAATCTTCTCGCTCTCCTACATGCGCACGGTGCTGATGCCCGACGGCACGCGCCGCCAGGAAGAGGTGAGCGACTACGCCTACCGGCTCTACAAGCGCCTGCACGGCGACAATGCGGATCTTCCCGACTATTTCGTCGATGCCCAGCGCTTGAGCCCGTCCGAGCATGTCGTGATGCAGGCGGCCGTGCAGAAATACATCGACGCCTCGATCTCGAAGACGATCAACTGCCCCGAGGACATGTCCTTCGATGCCTTTAAAGACGTCTATGGCCAAGCCTATGCGCTGGGTTGCAAGGGCTGCACGACCTACCGGCCCAACGACGTGACGGGCTCGGTCTTGACGGTCAAAAAAGAGGAAACCAAGAAGGCGGTATCGCCCGTGCAGCAGACGCTGCCGCTCGGCAAAGCCCCGGTGCGCGCGGCCGACCCCTACGAGGCCGGCGGCATCGTCTACATGACGCGCCCGCTCGACCGGCCCGAAGCGCTGCCGGGCCAGACCTACAAGATCAAATGGGCCGAAGCCGAACACGCGCTCTACATCACAATCAACGACGTGATCACCGACGGGCGCAGGCGGCCGTTCGAAGTGTTCATCAACTCGAAGAACACCGAACACTATGCCTGGACCGTGGCCCTCACGCGCATGATCTCGGCCGTGTTCCGGCGCGGCGGCGACGTGTCGTTTGTGGTCGAAGAGCTCAAGGCCGTGTTCGATCCGCGCGGCGGCCAATGGATGAACGGGCGCTACGTACCCTCGCTGCTGGCCGCGATCGGCGAAGTCATCGAGCGCCACATGGTGCAGATCGGCTTCCTGCGCGCGGGCGAAGCCTTGGCCGCCGACCCGATGGCCGAACACGCGCCCGTCGCGATCGCGGCAAGCGAACTTGCTCCGCCCTCGCAAGCCACCGGTGCGGTCGCAAGCCTGTTCGCACAGACCATGTCGTCAGGAACCGTCGGCAAAATCGATTCGGGCCCGGGGCGTCTGGCGGGTGCGCGCACCTGCCCCAAATGCCAAGCCCCGACGCTCATTCGCCAGGAAGGCTGCGACAGCTGCTCGAGCTGCGGCTATTCGAAATGCGGGTAA
- a CDS encoding EAL domain-containing protein, producing the protein MTSEPSDFAASALDAAGDAAYAWDLAADTIAWHGRADNVFGGRADFPESGQIFQSRVYAEDLPQRLKALSAHFVDRIAYDLDYRIRGDGGALIWVHDRGRATFAEDGKPLRLVGTLRAITTRKEKEARLEYLANYDPLTGHFNASRLRESLDHAIEYAVRYKAPGAFLLIGVDNLSAINDAFGWATADALLVGIGQRLERSLRASDTIGRAGGDRFGLVLAQCPESEIGLAADRLLTAVRSAPIETPDGPLHVTASAGAVLFLEQGPSAVEVMARAESALHEAKRAGRNRYAIFSASPAQRELHQRLVAISSDVQAALKDERLIFAFQPIVDATTHVVDHYECLIRLQRMDGTIAPAGSFIPVVEQTGLMRLLDRRVLEMAMSELMRWPDVKLAINISGLTAGDPSWLRALSGTLKTRPDLAKRLTVEITETVAIQDIDETAKFVAQVRELGCRVSLDDFGAGYTSFRNLKAIAVDSVKIDGSFVRGVASNVDNQLFIRTLLGLADGFGLETVAECVESVQEAQHLARKGVKLLQGYLFGTPSVERPWLANLDLDKIGLDVGRPALTVIPGSREG; encoded by the coding sequence ATGACAAGCGAGCCATCCGACTTCGCGGCTTCGGCCCTCGACGCTGCGGGCGATGCCGCCTATGCGTGGGACCTTGCGGCGGACACGATCGCCTGGCACGGCCGGGCCGACAACGTGTTCGGTGGCCGTGCCGATTTTCCGGAATCGGGCCAGATATTCCAGAGCCGCGTCTATGCCGAAGATCTGCCGCAGCGGCTGAAGGCGCTGTCGGCGCATTTCGTCGACCGCATTGCCTACGATCTCGACTACCGCATTCGCGGCGACGGCGGCGCTTTGATCTGGGTGCACGATCGTGGGCGCGCGACCTTCGCCGAAGACGGCAAGCCCTTGCGCCTCGTCGGCACGCTGCGCGCGATCACGACGCGCAAGGAAAAGGAAGCGCGCCTCGAATATCTCGCCAACTACGATCCGCTGACCGGCCATTTCAACGCTTCGCGTTTGCGCGAATCGCTCGACCACGCGATCGAATATGCCGTGCGCTACAAAGCACCCGGCGCTTTCCTGCTGATCGGTGTGGACAATCTTTCCGCGATCAACGATGCGTTCGGCTGGGCGACGGCGGACGCACTCCTGGTCGGCATCGGCCAGCGCCTCGAGCGCAGTCTGCGCGCGTCTGACACGATCGGGCGGGCCGGCGGCGACCGTTTCGGCCTTGTCCTCGCCCAGTGCCCCGAATCAGAGATCGGCCTTGCCGCCGACCGCTTGCTCACGGCCGTGCGCAGTGCGCCCATCGAAACGCCGGACGGGCCGTTGCATGTGACGGCGTCCGCCGGTGCCGTGCTGTTCCTTGAACAAGGTCCTTCGGCCGTCGAGGTGATGGCGCGCGCGGAATCCGCATTGCACGAGGCCAAGCGTGCGGGCCGCAATCGCTATGCGATTTTCTCGGCAAGCCCGGCACAGCGCGAACTGCACCAGCGGCTCGTGGCGATTTCGTCAGACGTGCAGGCGGCCCTCAAAGACGAGCGCCTGATCTTCGCCTTCCAGCCGATCGTCGACGCCACGACGCATGTCGTGGACCATTACGAGTGCCTCATTCGGTTGCAGCGCATGGACGGCACGATTGCACCGGCAGGCTCTTTCATCCCCGTCGTCGAACAGACGGGCCTCATGCGCCTGCTCGACCGGCGCGTGCTGGAAATGGCGATGAGCGAATTGATGCGCTGGCCCGACGTGAAGCTTGCCATCAACATCTCGGGCCTCACGGCGGGCGATCCGTCGTGGCTGCGCGCCCTTTCGGGCACGCTCAAGACGCGCCCCGACCTTGCCAAGCGCCTGACGGTCGAGATCACCGAGACGGTGGCGATCCAGGACATCGACGAGACGGCGAAGTTCGTGGCGCAAGTGCGCGAACTCGGCTGCCGTGTGTCGCTCGACGATTTCGGTGCGGGCTACACGAGCTTCCGCAACCTGAAAGCCATCGCGGTCGACAGCGTCAAGATTGACGGCAGCTTCGTGCGCGGCGTGGCCAGCAACGTCGACAACCAGCTTTTCATCCGCACGCTCTTGGGCCTTGCCGACGGCTTCGGGCTCGAAACCGTGGCCGAGTGCGTCGAAAGCGTGCAGGAAGCCCAGCACCTCGCGCGCAAGGGTGTCAAACTGCTGCAGGGCTATCTGTTCGGCACGCCCAGCGTGGAACGCCCGTGGCTCGCCAATCTCGACCTCGACAAGATCGGCCTCGATGTCGGCCGCCCGGCCCTGACCGTGATCCCCGGCAGCCGCGAGGGTTAG
- a CDS encoding aspartate aminotransferase family protein: protein MSAASLPVDPNNLEALWMPFTANRQFKRKPRLLSRAEGMYYYTPDNRQVLDGTAGLWCVNAGHGRKSIVEAIQKQAATMDFAPGFQMGHPLSFEFAARLQAMLPGDLNQVFFTNSGSESVDTALKIALAYHRARGEAQRVRFIGRERGYHGVGFGGISVGGIAPNRKQFGLQLPYVDHLPHTHDPARNAYSKGQPEHGAELADRLESILALHDPSTVAAVIVEPVAGSTGVLIPPKGYLEKLRAICNKHGILLIFDEVITGFGRLGTAFAAERFAVMPDLMTVAKGITNAAVPMGAVFATKAIYDAFMNGPENTIEFFHGYTYSGHPLACAAGIATLDVYRDEGLFARAAELAPYWEATMHALKGTRHVVDIRNMGLVAGIELEPRAGAPGTRAYDVLVDCFEAGLLIRTTGDIVALSPPLIVEKPQIDRMAEMLSAALLRVA, encoded by the coding sequence ATGTCTGCCGCTTCCTTGCCGGTCGATCCCAACAATCTCGAAGCTTTGTGGATGCCGTTCACGGCCAACCGGCAATTCAAGCGCAAGCCGCGCCTGCTGTCGCGCGCCGAGGGCATGTACTACTACACGCCCGACAATCGCCAGGTTTTGGACGGGACGGCTGGCCTGTGGTGCGTGAATGCCGGCCACGGCCGCAAATCGATCGTCGAAGCGATCCAGAAACAGGCCGCGACGATGGATTTTGCCCCCGGCTTCCAGATGGGCCATCCGCTGTCGTTCGAGTTTGCGGCCCGCCTGCAGGCGATGCTGCCGGGCGATCTCAACCAGGTCTTTTTCACGAATTCGGGCTCGGAGTCGGTCGATACCGCGCTCAAAATCGCACTCGCCTACCATCGTGCGCGCGGCGAGGCCCAGCGCGTGCGCTTCATCGGCCGCGAGCGCGGCTATCACGGCGTTGGGTTCGGCGGCATTTCGGTCGGCGGCATTGCGCCCAACCGCAAGCAGTTCGGGCTGCAACTGCCCTATGTCGACCATCTGCCGCACACGCACGATCCGGCGCGCAACGCCTATTCGAAGGGCCAGCCCGAGCATGGCGCCGAGCTCGCCGACCGGCTCGAATCCATTCTCGCTCTGCACGATCCTTCGACCGTCGCGGCCGTGATCGTCGAACCGGTCGCAGGCTCGACCGGCGTGCTGATCCCGCCCAAGGGCTATCTCGAGAAGCTGCGCGCGATCTGCAACAAGCACGGCATTTTGCTGATCTTCGACGAAGTCATCACGGGCTTTGGCCGCTTGGGTACGGCGTTTGCGGCCGAGCGCTTTGCCGTGATGCCGGATCTCATGACGGTCGCCAAGGGTATTACCAACGCGGCAGTACCCATGGGGGCCGTGTTCGCGACCAAGGCGATCTACGACGCGTTCATGAACGGGCCCGAGAATACGATCGAGTTTTTCCACGGCTACACCTATTCGGGCCATCCGCTTGCGTGTGCGGCCGGCATCGCCACGCTCGACGTCTATCGCGACGAGGGTCTGTTTGCGCGCGCAGCCGAGCTTGCCCCCTATTGGGAAGCGACGATGCATGCGCTTAAAGGCACGCGTCATGTCGTCGATATCCGTAATATGGGTTTGGTCGCCGGCATCGAGCTTGAGCCGCGCGCGGGCGCACCGGGAACCCGCGCCTACGACGTGCTCGTCGATTGCTTCGAAGCGGGTCTGCTGATCCGCACCACGGGCGACATCGTCGCTTTGTCGCCACCCCTGATCGTCGAGAAGCCGCAGATCGACCGGATGGCCGAGATGCTGTCGGCGGCCTTGCTGCGGGTCGCGTGA